A segment of the Desulfocurvibacter africanus subsp. africanus DSM 2603 genome:
CCGCAGAGCTGCACCGCGCGTGCGACGAAGCCCTGCGTTTCGGCTTCCGTGGGGTGTGCGTCTATCCCGAGCACCTGGGGCAGGTCGTCTCGCGCCTGGACGCTAAGGCCCTGGCCATTACCGTGGCCGGCTTTCCCGGCGGACTGGAACCGCTGGAGGACAAGGCCGATCAGGTGCGTGCGGCCGTGGCGTCAGGCGCCGCCGAAGTGGATGCGGTCCTGAATCGCGATCTGCTGCGTCAACGCGACCACGCCCGCGTGCTGCACGAGATTGCCACGCTGGTGCAGGCCGCCTGCCCGGCAAGGCTCAAGATCATCCTGGAGACCGGCGACCTGACCCGCGACGAGCGCATCATGGCCGCGACCCTGGCCAAGGCTGCGGGAGCCGCTTGCGTCAAGACCAGCACGGGCTTGGGCCACCCCGGAGCGACCGCCGAGGACGTGGCGCTGCTGCGCGACGTCGTGGGCCTGGACATGGGAGTCAAGGCCAGCGGCGGGATACGCGATCTGCAACAATGCCTGGCCATGCTCCAGGCAGGTGCGAGCATTGTCGGCACGTCTGCCTCGGTGACCATCATGGAGCAGGCCATGGCCCTGGGCGATCCAGAAAGTCTGCCGGGGGAGGTTTCGTGAGCGTTCACAACAGACCTGGACAACCCTATGGGCATGACCTCGACCTGAGCGACCCGGCCGAGATCGAGCGCCGTTCCATGGCCATCATCGAGGCCGAGGCCCCGAAGCCCATCCCGTTCTCCGAGGTGGAATGGCCCATCGTGCGGCGCATGATCCACACCACGGCTGATTTCGAGCTGTTGCGCCTGACCCGCTTCCACACCGAAGCCGCCTGCGCGGGCATCGCCGCCCTGCGCTCAGGCGCGCTCGTCGTCACGGACACGCGCATGGCCCTGGCCGGCATCCCCATACGCCGTTTGGAGGCCCTGGGCTGCCGTAAATTGTGCCTCATGGAAGACCCGCGCGTGGTGCAGAGAGCCAAAGCGGAAGGCATCACCAGGGCCATGGCTGCCGTGGACCTGGCTCTCGACCTGCGTACGGAGTTTGCCGCTGCGGCCCCCCTTGTTTTTGTCATCGGCAATGCGCCCACGGCCCTGGTGCGTCTGGTGCGCCGCCTGGCGGCCATGGAGCCCGCCAACGGCCTGCCCGTTGCGCTGATCGTGGGCATGCCCGTGGGATTCGTCAACGCGGCCGAGTCCAAGGAACTGCTCGTGCAGGCGAGCCCAGCGCCCTGGATTACGGTCACTGGCCGCAAAGGCGGATCGCCTCTGGCAGCCAGTGCCGTGAACGCCCTGGCCGAGCTGGCCCTGGAGCGCGTCTCGAGCGAACAAGGCATCGTACAGACCTGAACCGGCCGGCAATGCGCGCGGCCGCCATGGAGCGATAAAATGCATCCCATGCGACCGTCTCTGCCGCTGTTCCTTGCCCTGCTCGCCTGCGTTTATTTCTGTTCGCCCGTTCTGGCGGTGCAGGTCGTGCCCGAGCCGTCCGATCAGGAGCAGCCCGCCCCCAAGGCCAAGCCTGCTCCGTCGGCGGAGCGGCAATCCCTCACGCGTCACGAACTGCGCCTCGACGGCAAAACCCATGCCTACACGGCCACGGCCGGCGAACTCGTCATCAAGGATGAGGAAAGCCAGGAGCCGAAAGCCCGCATTTTTTATGTCGCCTATGAGCTGGAAAACGCGGGGACGAGCCCCCGTCCGTTGACCTTCGCCTTCAACGGCGGCCCGGGCGCGGCTTCGGTCTGGCTGCACCTGGGTGGCCTTGGCCCCTTGCGCGTGGCACTGCATGATGACGGCACGCTGCCGCCTCCACCCTATCGGCTGATTCAAAACGAGTCCTCCTGGCTGCCCTTCACGGACATCGTGTTCATCGACCCGGTGGGTACGGGCTACAGCCGAGGCCTGGGCGAGGCCAAACCTGCCGGCAAGCCCTTCTGGAATATCGAGAAGGACGTGGAGTCCGTGGCCGAGTTCATCCGCCTATGGGTGACGCGCAACGGCCGCTGGCTTTCGCCGATCTTCCTGGCCGGCGAGAGCTACGGCACCACGCGCGCGGCGCTCCTGGCGCCATACCTCCAGAGTGAATTCGGCCTGCAGGCCGCGGGCATTCTGCTCATCTCGCCCGTGCTCTTCTACGAAACCATCCTCCTGTCGCCCATCAACGATCTGCCTTTCGCGCTTTATCTGCCGGCCTACGCCTCGGTGGCCCATTACCATGGCAAGGCTGGCCAGGGACTGAGTCTGGAGCAGCTATCCACCCAGGCCGGAGCTTTTGCCTTGGAGGAATATCTGCCGGCTCTGGCCAAGGGCAGCATCCTCCCGGAGGCGAGAAGCCGGGAAGTGGCCGGACGGCTGTCCGAGCTTACCGGCCTGCCCGCGCAACTCTATCTGGAGAATCACCTGCGTTTGGAACCTGCACGCTTCCGCCGCGAACTGCTGCAGGACAGGGAGAGGCTCATCGGCCGCATGGACGCCACGATCGCCGCCGTGAACCCCGAGCCACAGAGATCGGCGCCAAGCTACGACCCAACCCTCCAGCCCCTCTACGGCCCGTTTTCCTCAGCCATGCACTCCTACTTGATCAGGGATCTCAAATACCAAAGCGATCTGCTATACGAGTTTCTCAATCCGCAGGTGGGCATGAGCTGGGATTGGCAGGCTGCGGGAGAGGAGGGCCAGGGCTATCTGGACGCTGTCACGCCGCTCAAGGAGGCCATGAGCGTCAGCCCGTCCATGCGTGTGCTGCTGGCCTGCGGCATGTATGACCTGGCCACGCCTTGCTCCGCTGTGGAATACACGCTGAACCATCTTTGGCTGGACGACGCGCTCAAGAAGAATGTTATCTTGGAGTATTATCGAGCCGGTCACATGATGTACACACACGCGGACGCGCGCAAGGAACTGCATGACGACGCCGAGCGCTTCTACCGTGAGAGCCTGAATCCCCCGAACCGGCCCAGCACCAAGCCAAGGCCCTGAAGTTTGGAGCGGAAGTCCATCCGTCCGGCTAAAGCCTTTTGCACAAGAGCTGGAAAGGGCTTTGCCCTCTCCTGGCCCCACCCACCCCCAGGGGAAGCGCATGGCCTGGCAGTCCCCGCAGGCGCTTGAGTGACGTCAAACAGGCGTTTACCGCCATTTACCTTGACAATAAAGATATCCAAAAATAGAGATTCTTTTGCATAAAGCAATCCGCCGCAAGAGGAGTTCATCATGATCGGACGTTTCGCGGTTCCCGGGGTGTACAAGGATCTCTTCAACCTGCGGGAATTCTACATTTGCGCCCTGGGTGGCGCCTTGGCCCTCCTAGGCATCTTCTGGGATTGGGCAGGACTTGCTCCGGCCTGGATATCCCTGGTTATGGCTCTGGCCGCCGTGGCCATCAATGGCCTGCCCATCGTCCGCGAGGCGATACAGGGGATCTGGGAACGCCAGGTCAACGTGGACGAACTGGTCAGCCTGGCTATCATCGCCTCGTGTCTCCAGGGCGAGTTCCTGACCGCCGCCGTGGTCAGCTTCATCATGACCCTGGGTTCTCTGGTGGAAGAAGCCGTAAGCGCATCGGCCCGGAAATCCATTCAGGCCCTGGTGCGCATCGCTCCCGAGCAGGCGACTCTTCTTGCCGAAGGCATCGAGCGAGTGGTGCCGGTAGCAGAGATCACCACCGGTGACGTCCTGCTGGTCAAGCCTGGAGAGCGCATGCCCGTGGACGGAGAGATCATCGCCGGCAGGACGGCCGTGGACGAATCCTCCATCACCGGCGAAGCCCTTCCGCGCGAAAGGGGCGTTGGGGATCAGGTTCTGGCCGGGACCCTCAACTACAACGGTGTCATAGAAATCAAAGCGGTCAAGGTCGGGGAGGACACGACACTCGGTAAGGTCATCAAGCTGGTCACCGAGGCGGAAAATCATAAGCCTAGCGCCGCGCGGCTCGTCGACCGTTATGCCGCCTGGTTCACGCCGACCGTCCTGGCCCTTGCCGGGCTGGCCTGGGCTTTGTCGGGAGACGTCAGCCGGGCGGTTGCCGTGCTCATTGCCGGATGCCCATGCGCCCTGATCATGGCTGCTCCCACCGCCACAGTGGCGGCCATCGGCCGCGCGGCCAAAGCCGGCATCCTGATCAAGGGGGGCCAGTTCCTGGAGGAGGCCGCCCGCGCCGACGTCGTGCTTTTCGACAAGACCGGCACACTCACCCTTGGTGAGCCCAAGGTCGATGACGTGGTCGCCGGAAGCGGCCTGGAAACGCACGAAGTCATTGCCTGGGCCGCCTGCGCCGAGCAGAATTGCGCTCATCCCCTGGCCCGGGCAGTAGTCAAGGCCGCTCACTACGCCAGAATAACCGTGCGGCGGGCCGAATCAATTCTGAGCGAAATCGGCCTTGGCGTCAGGGCCATGGTCGATGGCGACTGCATCGAAGTCGGCAGCGCCCACCTCGGAGGTGGAAACGCCGCCCTGCCCTCCCCTTTCAAAGCCCACCTGGAGGCCATGGAGGCGCGTGGAGCCACGCCCATCGTCGTTTACCGCAATAAGGAGCCGATCGGCCTGCTCTCCGTTTCGGATAAGCCCAGGCCGACCGCCCAAGCTACAATCCAAGCCCTGAAGCAGCTCGGCATGAAATCGACCGGCATTCTCTCGGGGGATCATGAACGCTCGGTGCGCAAGGTGGCTGAGTCCCTGGGGGTGGATAAGCACTGGGCGGGCCTCAAGCCGCAGGACAAGCTTGAGGTGATTGAGCGGCTCCAGACGCAGGAGGGCCGCA
Coding sequences within it:
- the deoC gene encoding deoxyribose-phosphate aldolase, whose protein sequence is MERPCDPAAQVHDRPASQARPLRPYELASCIDHTLLRRDASPAELHRACDEALRFGFRGVCVYPEHLGQVVSRLDAKALAITVAGFPGGLEPLEDKADQVRAAVASGAAEVDAVLNRDLLRQRDHARVLHEIATLVQAACPARLKIILETGDLTRDERIMAATLAKAAGAACVKTSTGLGHPGATAEDVALLRDVVGLDMGVKASGGIRDLQQCLAMLQAGASIVGTSASVTIMEQAMALGDPESLPGEVS
- a CDS encoding precorrin-8X methylmutase produces the protein MSVHNRPGQPYGHDLDLSDPAEIERRSMAIIEAEAPKPIPFSEVEWPIVRRMIHTTADFELLRLTRFHTEAACAGIAALRSGALVVTDTRMALAGIPIRRLEALGCRKLCLMEDPRVVQRAKAEGITRAMAAVDLALDLRTEFAAAAPLVFVIGNAPTALVRLVRRLAAMEPANGLPVALIVGMPVGFVNAAESKELLVQASPAPWITVTGRKGGSPLAASAVNALAELALERVSSEQGIVQT
- a CDS encoding S10 family peptidase; this translates as MHPMRPSLPLFLALLACVYFCSPVLAVQVVPEPSDQEQPAPKAKPAPSAERQSLTRHELRLDGKTHAYTATAGELVIKDEESQEPKARIFYVAYELENAGTSPRPLTFAFNGGPGAASVWLHLGGLGPLRVALHDDGTLPPPPYRLIQNESSWLPFTDIVFIDPVGTGYSRGLGEAKPAGKPFWNIEKDVESVAEFIRLWVTRNGRWLSPIFLAGESYGTTRAALLAPYLQSEFGLQAAGILLISPVLFYETILLSPINDLPFALYLPAYASVAHYHGKAGQGLSLEQLSTQAGAFALEEYLPALAKGSILPEARSREVAGRLSELTGLPAQLYLENHLRLEPARFRRELLQDRERLIGRMDATIAAVNPEPQRSAPSYDPTLQPLYGPFSSAMHSYLIRDLKYQSDLLYEFLNPQVGMSWDWQAAGEEGQGYLDAVTPLKEAMSVSPSMRVLLACGMYDLATPCSAVEYTLNHLWLDDALKKNVILEYYRAGHMMYTHADARKELHDDAERFYRESLNPPNRPSTKPRP
- a CDS encoding heavy metal translocating P-type ATPase, translating into MIGRFAVPGVYKDLFNLREFYICALGGALALLGIFWDWAGLAPAWISLVMALAAVAINGLPIVREAIQGIWERQVNVDELVSLAIIASCLQGEFLTAAVVSFIMTLGSLVEEAVSASARKSIQALVRIAPEQATLLAEGIERVVPVAEITTGDVLLVKPGERMPVDGEIIAGRTAVDESSITGEALPRERGVGDQVLAGTLNYNGVIEIKAVKVGEDTTLGKVIKLVTEAENHKPSAARLVDRYAAWFTPTVLALAGLAWALSGDVSRAVAVLIAGCPCALIMAAPTATVAAIGRAAKAGILIKGGQFLEEAARADVVLFDKTGTLTLGEPKVDDVVAGSGLETHEVIAWAACAEQNCAHPLARAVVKAAHYARITVRRAESILSEIGLGVRAMVDGDCIEVGSAHLGGGNAALPSPFKAHLEAMEARGATPIVVYRNKEPIGLLSVSDKPRPTAQATIQALKQLGMKSTGILSGDHERSVRKVAESLGVDKHWAGLKPQDKLEVIERLQTQEGRRIIFVGDGVNDAPALARANVGIAMGAAGTDVALETADIALTHDDISKLPFLIKLSRRTVAMIKINIGLGLLFNAVAIFGSGYGLLSPIMASLFHNVGSIIVVLSSASLAFLSEGRLAPKAV